A genomic window from Thermococcus nautili includes:
- the ftsZ gene encoding cell division protein FtsZ has protein sequence MLKLIEDAIERTSAAQPKAVPEVQPQSDIDEELKKLLEQIQAKIYVVGVGGAGCNTVNRMMQVGIEGAKIIAINTDAQDLLKIRAHKKILIGKELTRGLGAGNNPKMGEEAAKESEREIREALEGADMVFITCGLGGGTGTGAAPVVAEIAKKMGALTVAVVTLPFTVEGIRRIKNAEYGLERLRKNTDTVIVIPNDKLMEVAPNLPIHMAFKVADEILVQAVKGITELITKPGLVNLDFNDVRAVMKDGGVAMIGIGESDSEKRALEAAQQALNSPLLDVDISGAKGALISISGSDVKLEEAQQIIELVTSKLDPEAQVIWGIQLDEELGKMIRILLVVTGVSSPYAVAEEEEKSYFGEEEKRTIKLDLDEL, from the coding sequence ATGCTGAAGCTGATTGAGGACGCCATTGAGAGAACCTCGGCGGCCCAGCCCAAGGCCGTTCCGGAGGTTCAGCCCCAGTCGGACATAGATGAGGAGCTTAAGAAGCTCCTTGAGCAGATTCAGGCCAAGATATACGTCGTCGGTGTCGGCGGTGCCGGTTGTAACACCGTTAACAGGATGATGCAGGTTGGAATCGAGGGCGCTAAGATAATCGCAATCAACACCGATGCACAGGACCTTCTCAAGATTAGGGCCCACAAGAAGATACTCATCGGAAAAGAGCTTACCAGGGGCCTTGGTGCAGGCAACAACCCCAAGATGGGTGAGGAAGCCGCGAAGGAGAGCGAGAGGGAAATCAGGGAGGCCCTTGAAGGCGCGGACATGGTCTTCATCACCTGCGGTCTCGGTGGAGGAACCGGAACCGGCGCCGCGCCGGTCGTTGCCGAGATAGCCAAGAAGATGGGTGCACTCACCGTTGCGGTGGTTACCCTTCCGTTCACCGTTGAGGGCATAAGGCGCATAAAGAACGCTGAGTACGGTCTCGAGAGGCTCAGGAAGAACACCGACACCGTCATCGTCATACCGAACGACAAGCTCATGGAGGTTGCCCCGAACCTTCCAATTCACATGGCCTTCAAGGTCGCCGACGAGATACTCGTCCAGGCCGTCAAGGGCATCACCGAGCTCATCACCAAGCCTGGCCTTGTCAACCTCGACTTCAACGACGTAAGGGCCGTCATGAAGGACGGCGGTGTTGCGATGATAGGCATCGGCGAGAGCGACAGCGAGAAGAGGGCCCTCGAAGCGGCACAGCAGGCACTCAACAGCCCGCTTCTCGACGTGGACATAAGCGGTGCCAAGGGCGCTCTGATAAGCATCAGCGGAAGCGACGTCAAGCTCGAGGAGGCACAGCAGATTATCGAACTCGTCACCAGCAAGCTCGACCCCGAGGCGCAGGTCATCTGGGGTATCCAGCTCGACGAGGAGCTCGGCAAGATGATTAGAATCCTCCTCGTTGTCACCGGCGTTAGCTCGCCGTACGCCGTCGCCGAGGAAGAGGAGAAGTCCTACTTCGGTGAAGAAGAGAAGAGAACCATCAAGCTCGACCTCGACGAGCTTTGA
- a CDS encoding D-aminoacyl-tRNA deacylase: MKVIMTTKIDRASMNIMEKLIENFRFKETDMVFDGNPVYRSGETLILTTNDEMIYYDNLDKAIEAQLGFMPEVIAFASRHSSKQKLPALTTHVTGNWGKAMYGGKDESLAIALPSAMKLALLKMNELNDLGWTVCYEATHHGPSELEVPSFFIEIGSSEEEWANDRAGEIIAETIVYVLENYEKAKFKVAIGIGGGHYAPKQTKRALETDIAFGHIAPKYAHPLSREMFLKAIERTAEKVEAIYVDWKGSKGETRQLARSLAEELGLEFIRD, encoded by the coding sequence ATGAAGGTCATCATGACCACGAAAATCGACAGGGCTTCAATGAACATAATGGAGAAGCTCATTGAGAACTTCAGGTTCAAGGAAACCGACATGGTCTTCGACGGTAACCCCGTTTACAGGAGCGGTGAGACGCTAATACTCACGACCAACGACGAGATGATTTACTACGACAACCTCGACAAGGCCATAGAGGCTCAGCTCGGTTTTATGCCCGAGGTGATAGCCTTCGCCTCCAGGCATTCAAGCAAGCAGAAGTTGCCTGCCCTGACGACCCACGTGACGGGCAACTGGGGAAAGGCCATGTACGGCGGGAAGGACGAGAGCCTAGCGATAGCGTTGCCGAGCGCCATGAAGCTTGCCCTCCTCAAGATGAACGAGCTGAACGACCTCGGCTGGACCGTCTGCTACGAAGCAACACACCACGGGCCGAGCGAGCTCGAGGTTCCGAGCTTCTTCATAGAGATTGGTTCGAGCGAGGAGGAGTGGGCCAACGACAGGGCGGGCGAGATAATAGCCGAAACAATTGTCTACGTCCTTGAGAACTACGAAAAAGCCAAGTTCAAGGTTGCCATCGGAATAGGCGGCGGTCACTACGCGCCGAAGCAGACGAAGCGCGCCCTTGAGACCGACATAGCCTTCGGCCACATAGCCCCGAAGTACGCGCATCCCCTCTCCCGGGAGATGTTCCTGAAGGCCATTGAGAGAACCGCCGAAAAAGTTGAGGCGATATACGTTGACTGGAAGGGAAGCAAGGGTGAGACGAGGCAACTCGCAAGGTCGCTGGCGGAGGAGCTCGGCCTTGAGTTCATCAGGGACTGA
- a CDS encoding TAXI family TRAP transporter solute-binding subunit — MKKLTTLALVAVLVLSMVVAGCIGGQSSTETQTGTSGTSGETTYTGTITIYTGGTSGVYYPLGSKYAELLNKAGINAKAVTSGASVSNAKAIGDGNAQAAIMQNDVAYYAYNGLYMFEGSAIKKLRGVAALYPETVQFVVRADSDIKSLQDLAGKKVAIGAPGSGTAVAAEQILKAAGVWDKIQKVNQKFSQAAQALKLGQIDAAVIVSGAPTPAITQIAVTTPVRVIPISDDILNKLKSEGYIFYVRQVLPKDTYKGMTEDTPTLAVKAILVVSADLPESVVYEMTKVLFDNVDQLRAVHQKAKYISLDTALDGMSIPLHPGAYKYYEEKGLNVPDNIKPPSG, encoded by the coding sequence TTGAAGAAGTTAACAACCCTGGCCCTTGTGGCCGTTTTGGTTCTCTCAATGGTCGTCGCCGGCTGTATTGGCGGGCAGAGCTCGACAGAAACCCAGACCGGAACCTCGGGAACGTCCGGGGAAACGACCTACACAGGAACTATAACAATCTACACTGGAGGAACCAGTGGAGTCTACTACCCGTTGGGCTCCAAATACGCGGAGCTCCTTAACAAGGCTGGAATAAATGCCAAGGCCGTCACGAGCGGTGCAAGCGTTTCTAACGCCAAGGCAATCGGCGACGGCAACGCCCAGGCCGCGATTATGCAGAACGACGTGGCTTACTACGCCTACAACGGCCTTTACATGTTTGAGGGAAGCGCGATAAAGAAGCTTCGCGGTGTCGCGGCACTCTATCCTGAGACAGTTCAGTTCGTCGTTAGGGCGGACAGCGACATAAAGAGCCTTCAGGACTTGGCCGGAAAGAAAGTCGCAATAGGTGCCCCGGGAAGCGGAACGGCCGTTGCAGCCGAACAGATTCTTAAGGCGGCCGGCGTCTGGGACAAGATTCAGAAGGTCAACCAGAAGTTCAGCCAGGCCGCCCAGGCCCTCAAGCTCGGCCAGATTGACGCGGCAGTTATAGTTTCCGGAGCTCCGACTCCGGCCATAACCCAGATAGCCGTTACAACGCCCGTTAGGGTCATCCCGATATCAGACGATATCCTCAACAAGCTCAAGAGTGAGGGCTACATCTTCTACGTCAGGCAGGTTCTCCCGAAGGACACCTACAAGGGAATGACCGAGGATACTCCAACCCTCGCCGTCAAGGCGATTCTCGTCGTCAGCGCCGACCTTCCGGAGAGCGTCGTCTACGAGATGACCAAGGTGCTCTTCGACAACGTTGACCAGCTCCGCGCAGTCCACCAGAAGGCCAAGTACATAAGCCTCGATACGGCCCTCGACGGTATGAGCATACCGCTCCACCCAGGTGCCTACAAGTACTATGAGGAGAAGGGCCTCAACGTCCCTGACAACATCAAGCCACCGAGCGGGTGA
- a CDS encoding DUF1850 domain-containing protein, whose protein sequence is MRVLKRALFFFAIILLVTAVFPVNSLVITTKSSSYVYHLGEVWLRIEYNHSVEHSEVIEVIEVNSSGMFVRKMLWKDFGAGLPEDIQGREGDYYYKVIDQPLGKSLDYWFIPFNRPQIVVNNASVIRPPTPGLVHFRVERCPLILTALGRC, encoded by the coding sequence GTGAGGGTCTTGAAAAGGGCCCTTTTCTTTTTTGCCATCATACTCCTCGTCACAGCCGTTTTTCCTGTTAATTCCCTGGTGATAACGACTAAATCATCCTCGTACGTTTATCACCTCGGTGAGGTCTGGCTCAGGATTGAGTACAACCACAGTGTGGAGCACAGCGAGGTAATCGAGGTAATCGAGGTCAACTCAAGCGGGATGTTCGTCAGGAAGATGCTCTGGAAGGACTTTGGGGCCGGCCTTCCGGAGGACATCCAGGGGAGGGAGGGCGACTATTACTACAAGGTCATCGACCAGCCACTCGGGAAGAGCCTCGACTACTGGTTCATACCCTTCAACCGGCCTCAAATCGTCGTGAACAACGCGTCTGTAATCAGGCCACCGACCCCGGGGCTCGTCCATTTCCGGGTTGAGAGGTGCCCCCTGATTCTCACAGCCTTAGGGAGGTGTTAA
- a CDS encoding TRAP transporter permease produces MEEKHVEVEELEEVISRTRKLPPKLEMVVTVSAVLIGIYEILFIFNFNGALYDMLSRVGIKLNFLLYTLQSQQGEAFVLAMILIIAYLLYPFRRSERFKNVGLIDYVFIALSLITMFYLFFRYPSYAETATVYKKDVIFALLAILVVLEATRRVIGWVLPLVVIVFLGYAIQNINFNWMVFTEHMYLASEGIFATPLYVMTIYVFAFIFFGAFLLKIGISDYITEFMISLFGSRPGGPAKAAVIASGLMGTVSGSSVANVLTTGTFTIPLMKKAGYPPEIAGAVEPVASTGGQLMPPIMGAAAFIMAEFLGVPYNKIIIAAVIPALVYYSGVYLFIDRETKRLGLKGMPKEHFKPIRYFLRKSYILLPIAVITVALVWGIPAHIAAISSLGIAIWVAWISKDEIRGNEALYVAIVLIGTFIMFAGKGYPILVALTALLFVLGALKKEVEFNEKFYITALFLLFIAFNQAIGMSKENLLFLTGIFGIIFSLIVGAISKTRDGKEMFSATYESMIEAGKTSTAVMLAAASAGLIQGSLTITGLANSLGYRLADLTGGNLWLLLIVTMIFSLILGMGVPTTANYIITSLVMAPAIYQAVSSVYPYNQPVPGFGTAIALLAAHFFVFYFGILADITPPVALASYAGSALAGGDFWKTALNAVRYAVAGYIGPYIYFTHPEMFIITVKDWTPTMVGTVVYDLFATILVLYMLSVGFTGWLKGHLKTYYRIAIVVVAFIAASLHPIPVAVGLGLLALGMLGKVQG; encoded by the coding sequence TTGGAAGAGAAGCATGTGGAAGTTGAGGAACTTGAGGAGGTAATAAGCAGGACGAGAAAACTGCCCCCAAAGCTTGAAATGGTCGTGACGGTATCGGCGGTGCTCATTGGAATATACGAGATTCTCTTCATCTTCAACTTCAACGGAGCCCTCTACGACATGCTTTCCCGCGTTGGAATAAAGCTCAACTTCCTGCTCTACACGCTCCAGAGCCAGCAGGGAGAGGCCTTCGTTCTGGCGATGATTCTCATCATAGCCTATCTCCTCTACCCGTTCCGGCGCTCTGAGAGGTTCAAAAACGTTGGACTGATTGACTACGTTTTCATAGCCCTGAGTTTGATAACGATGTTTTACCTGTTCTTCAGGTATCCGAGCTACGCTGAAACAGCAACGGTCTACAAGAAGGACGTAATCTTCGCGCTCCTTGCGATACTCGTCGTCCTCGAAGCCACGAGGAGGGTGATAGGCTGGGTTCTCCCCCTGGTAGTCATAGTGTTCCTTGGCTATGCCATCCAGAACATCAACTTCAACTGGATGGTCTTCACGGAACACATGTACCTCGCCAGCGAGGGAATCTTCGCGACACCGCTCTACGTCATGACGATTTACGTCTTCGCCTTCATATTCTTCGGAGCATTCCTGCTCAAAATAGGCATAAGCGACTATATAACGGAGTTCATGATAAGCCTCTTCGGTTCCCGCCCCGGAGGCCCGGCCAAAGCCGCCGTCATAGCGAGCGGTCTCATGGGAACCGTCAGCGGTTCGAGCGTCGCCAACGTCCTTACCACTGGAACCTTCACGATACCGCTCATGAAAAAGGCCGGCTATCCGCCAGAAATAGCGGGAGCCGTTGAGCCGGTGGCATCTACCGGTGGCCAGCTGATGCCCCCGATAATGGGTGCGGCGGCGTTTATAATGGCGGAGTTCCTTGGAGTGCCCTACAACAAGATAATCATCGCCGCGGTCATTCCTGCCCTCGTCTACTACTCGGGCGTTTACCTCTTCATAGACAGGGAAACCAAGAGGCTCGGCCTTAAGGGTATGCCCAAGGAGCACTTCAAGCCGATACGCTACTTCCTGAGGAAGAGCTACATCCTCCTGCCGATAGCCGTCATAACGGTCGCCCTCGTCTGGGGAATCCCTGCTCACATCGCGGCAATATCATCCCTAGGAATAGCAATCTGGGTCGCATGGATTTCCAAGGACGAGATTAGAGGTAACGAGGCGCTTTACGTGGCAATAGTCCTCATCGGAACGTTCATAATGTTCGCAGGCAAGGGTTACCCCATCCTCGTCGCCCTAACGGCCCTCCTCTTCGTCCTCGGCGCGCTGAAGAAGGAAGTGGAGTTCAACGAGAAGTTCTACATAACGGCGCTGTTCCTGCTCTTCATAGCCTTCAACCAGGCAATCGGCATGAGCAAGGAGAACCTTCTCTTCCTCACGGGAATCTTCGGAATAATCTTCTCGCTAATCGTTGGAGCAATATCGAAGACGCGCGACGGAAAGGAGATGTTCTCGGCGACCTACGAGTCAATGATAGAGGCCGGAAAAACGAGCACAGCGGTCATGCTCGCGGCCGCGAGCGCTGGACTTATACAGGGCTCCCTAACGATAACCGGCCTTGCCAACTCCCTCGGTTACCGTCTGGCGGACCTCACGGGCGGAAACCTCTGGCTCCTGCTTATAGTCACGATGATTTTCAGCCTGATACTCGGAATGGGCGTCCCGACAACGGCGAACTACATCATAACCTCACTCGTCATGGCGCCGGCAATATATCAGGCCGTCAGCTCGGTTTACCCATACAACCAGCCGGTTCCGGGCTTTGGAACAGCCATAGCCCTCCTCGCGGCGCACTTCTTCGTGTTCTACTTCGGAATACTCGCGGACATAACGCCGCCGGTGGCGCTCGCCAGCTACGCGGGTTCGGCCTTAGCAGGCGGTGACTTCTGGAAAACAGCCCTCAACGCCGTTCGCTACGCGGTTGCAGGATACATCGGTCCCTACATCTACTTCACGCACCCGGAGATGTTCATAATAACAGTCAAGGACTGGACACCGACGATGGTTGGAACAGTGGTCTACGACCTGTTCGCCACGATACTCGTGCTATACATGCTGTCGGTCGGCTTTACAGGCTGGCTCAAGGGACACCTTAAGACGTACTACAGAATAGCGATAGTTGTGGTGGCATTTATCGCGGCCTCACTCCACCCAATACCGGTGGCGGTTGGACTCGGACTGCTCGCGCTGGGAATGCTTGGAAAGGTTCAGGGCTGA
- a CDS encoding class III signal peptide: protein MRPAQAAIEYLFMIALALTMVLIAVRLMHRTAQTAAENMNRANKEIVEILQNMTNSQP, encoded by the coding sequence ATGAGGCCAGCCCAGGCCGCGATAGAGTACCTTTTCATGATTGCACTCGCGCTCACGATGGTCCTTATAGCCGTCAGGCTCATGCACAGAACCGCCCAAACAGCAGCTGAGAACATGAACCGGGCAAATAAAGAAATAGTGGAGATACTCCAGAACATGACGAACAGTCAGCCCTGA
- a CDS encoding RNA ligase partner protein — translation MRFVLDTSIFVNPEIRKDFGDNPTEAMKTFLGYAEKLFGKVEFYMPPGIYREVMHFVDEELKPEIELYIIKKPPNLHDLKIPAFVVYELIDDIRRRVDKGLRVAEKAVRESVVETDNVDKIIQKLRRNYRKALREGIVDSKEDFELILLAKELDATIVSADVGILTWAQKMGIKWIDASAFKDVLEGLVEKLGGKNL, via the coding sequence CTGAGGTTCGTCCTCGACACGAGCATATTCGTCAACCCCGAAATCCGAAAGGACTTCGGCGATAACCCAACCGAGGCCATGAAGACCTTTCTGGGCTACGCCGAGAAGCTCTTCGGGAAGGTGGAGTTCTACATGCCGCCGGGCATCTACCGCGAGGTCATGCACTTCGTTGACGAGGAGCTGAAGCCGGAGATAGAGCTCTACATCATCAAGAAGCCTCCAAACCTGCACGACCTCAAGATTCCGGCCTTCGTCGTTTACGAGCTCATAGACGACATAAGGAGGCGGGTTGACAAGGGGCTTAGGGTTGCAGAGAAGGCCGTTCGAGAGAGCGTCGTCGAGACGGACAACGTGGACAAGATAATCCAGAAGCTCCGGAGGAACTACCGCAAGGCCCTTCGAGAGGGAATCGTTGACAGCAAGGAGGACTTTGAGCTAATTCTTCTCGCCAAGGAGCTGGACGCGACGATAGTTTCTGCGGACGTTGGAATCCTGACGTGGGCGCAGAAGATGGGCATCAAGTGGATTGACGCTTCAGCGTTCAAGGATGTCCTTGAGGGTCTCGTCGAGAAGCTTGGAGGGAAAAATTTATAA
- the gcvPB gene encoding aminomethyl-transferring glycine dehydrogenase subunit GcvPB: MFRQAKWDEPLIFELSREGRVGYTLPKPIEDVDVEIPEKLKRKSTLNLPELSEPEIVKHYTRLSEMNYGVDSGIYPLGSCTMKYNPKINEEIAGHPGVAYVHPYQDERTVQGALRIMWELEQWLKEITGMDRFTLQPAAGANGEFTGVSIIRAYHLDNGEPQRDEMLVADSAHGTNPASAAMAGFKVIEIPSTEEGTMDLEALENAVGERTAGLMLTNPNTLGIFEDEILEIAKIVHKAGGLLYYDGANLNAVLGKVRPGDMGFDVVHLNLHKTFSTPHGGGGPGSGPVGVKDFLKDYLPVPLVGYDGERYYLDYDVPKSIGKVKELYGNFAVMVRALVYLKVMGRDGLKNASEIAVLNANYLTRKLLGTKGYELPGKTLRKHETVFSAEPMKKETGVTAMDVAKRLLDFGLHAPTVYFPLIVHEALMIEPTETVSREEIDAYVEALKRISEEAYTNPEVVKGAPHNTAVRRVDDVLAAKKPVLSWRMYLELKEKGEVDY; the protein is encoded by the coding sequence ATGTTCCGCCAGGCTAAGTGGGACGAACCCCTCATCTTCGAGCTTTCCCGCGAGGGAAGGGTCGGCTATACGTTGCCGAAGCCGATTGAGGACGTTGATGTCGAAATCCCGGAGAAGCTCAAAAGGAAGAGCACTCTCAACCTTCCCGAGCTGAGCGAGCCAGAGATAGTGAAGCACTACACCCGCTTAAGCGAGATGAACTACGGCGTCGATTCCGGTATCTACCCGCTCGGCTCGTGCACCATGAAGTACAACCCCAAGATAAACGAGGAGATAGCCGGTCACCCCGGGGTCGCCTACGTTCACCCCTACCAGGATGAGAGAACAGTTCAGGGCGCGCTTAGGATAATGTGGGAGCTGGAGCAGTGGCTCAAAGAGATAACCGGCATGGACCGCTTTACTTTACAGCCGGCAGCGGGAGCGAACGGCGAGTTTACAGGTGTTTCAATAATAAGGGCCTACCACCTTGACAACGGCGAACCGCAGAGGGACGAGATGCTCGTTGCCGATTCCGCCCATGGAACGAATCCGGCCAGCGCGGCGATGGCCGGCTTCAAGGTCATCGAGATTCCCTCGACGGAAGAGGGGACGATGGACCTGGAGGCCCTTGAGAACGCCGTGGGCGAGAGGACGGCTGGATTGATGCTCACTAACCCCAACACCCTCGGCATCTTCGAGGACGAGATACTCGAGATAGCGAAGATAGTCCACAAGGCCGGTGGACTTCTCTACTACGATGGTGCCAACTTAAACGCCGTCCTCGGAAAGGTCAGACCTGGAGACATGGGCTTCGACGTCGTTCACCTCAACCTGCACAAGACGTTCTCGACACCGCACGGTGGAGGAGGGCCGGGAAGCGGACCAGTCGGAGTTAAGGACTTCCTCAAGGACTACCTGCCCGTTCCGCTGGTGGGTTACGATGGGGAGCGCTACTACCTCGACTACGACGTGCCCAAGAGCATAGGGAAGGTGAAGGAGCTCTACGGCAACTTCGCGGTCATGGTGAGGGCTCTCGTTTACCTCAAGGTCATGGGCAGGGACGGACTGAAGAACGCGAGCGAGATAGCTGTTCTCAACGCCAACTACCTGACGAGGAAGCTTTTGGGAACGAAGGGCTACGAGTTGCCCGGCAAGACCCTGAGGAAACACGAGACGGTATTCTCAGCCGAACCAATGAAGAAAGAGACCGGAGTTACCGCGATGGATGTGGCGAAGAGGTTGCTCGACTTCGGACTGCACGCGCCGACGGTTTACTTCCCGCTGATTGTGCACGAGGCGCTTATGATTGAGCCGACCGAGACGGTCAGCAGGGAGGAGATTGACGCGTACGTCGAGGCGCTGAAGAGGATAAGCGAGGAAGCCTACACCAACCCCGAGGTCGTCAAGGGCGCTCCCCACAACACCGCCGTGAGGCGCGTTGACGACGTTCTTGCCGCTAAAAAGCCCGTCCTCAGCTGGAGGATGTACCTCGAGCTGAAGGAGAAGGGCGAAGTGGACTACTGA